One Gemmatimonadales bacterium genomic region harbors:
- a CDS encoding YceI family protein translates to MHCVQALYLAVVLAAEPALAAGQQPIPPGKVVSGTLSFDGRATAGDFTGKTSTVSGEMTGGADLSAVRGWVEAPAASLTTGNGRRDRDLNKSMETQKFPTMRFELGAVETAAAPDSAAGADSVPVRLKGRLTLHGVTRDMEIPGAVTLGPDGARVRGTLPVNLKDYHIGGLSKLFGTLRMYEDIVVHIDLQFAYAR, encoded by the coding sequence ATGCATTGCGTTCAAGCGTTGTATCTCGCCGTCGTGCTTGCGGCGGAGCCGGCGCTCGCGGCCGGGCAGCAGCCAATTCCGCCAGGTAAAGTGGTGAGCGGCACCTTGAGCTTCGACGGCCGCGCCACCGCCGGAGATTTCACCGGGAAAACCAGCACGGTGAGCGGCGAGATGACGGGCGGCGCCGACCTTTCGGCCGTGCGCGGGTGGGTGGAGGCGCCGGCGGCGAGCCTCACGACGGGCAACGGACGGCGGGACCGCGATCTCAACAAGTCGATGGAGACGCAGAAGTTTCCGACCATGCGGTTCGAGCTTGGCGCGGTGGAGACGGCCGCGGCACCCGACAGCGCCGCCGGCGCCGACAGCGTGCCGGTCCGGCTCAAGGGCCGCCTCACGCTGCACGGCGTGACGCGCGACATGGAGATTCCGGGCGCCGTGACGCTCGGGCCGGACGGAGCGCGGGTGCGCGGTACACTTCCGGTCAATCTCAAGGACTATCACATCGGCGGCCTCTCGAAGCTGTTCGGTACGCTGCGGATGTACGAGGACATCGTGGTCCACATCGATCTTCAGTTCGCATACGCCCGCTGA
- a CDS encoding HD domain-containing phosphohydrolase codes for MPLPDGPVTIMVVDDEPAVRATLSRFLQRQGYESLSAATGDEALEFLRRRKVTGMLLDVHLAGVSGIDLVPRVLELEPALALLMLSAENDATSAALCMQRGAMDYLTKPIDLVPLGRAIQRALQRRQELLEGQQTTRLLRDEVAARSVELRQERASLERISLATLEALVNALEAKDPYLRGHSARVADLSATVAAEMGCSDEEVEAVRTGGRLHDIGKIGIRESILGKQGPLTDEEYDHVKQHVVVGSQILAPLVHLQHVIGFVRSHHERWDGSGYPDRLAGGAIPTGARIIGTVEIYDALTTARPYQEKMDPGTAIARMRDLVGSVLDPAVHSALEAAVTRRMALVFLEDEPT; via the coding sequence GTGCCCCTGCCCGATGGCCCGGTCACCATCATGGTCGTGGACGACGAGCCCGCGGTGCGCGCGACGCTGTCCCGGTTTCTCCAGCGCCAGGGCTACGAATCCCTCTCCGCCGCCACGGGCGACGAGGCGCTCGAATTCCTGCGCCGCCGCAAGGTCACGGGCATGCTGCTCGACGTGCACCTGGCCGGCGTGAGCGGCATCGATCTCGTGCCGCGCGTGCTCGAGCTCGAGCCGGCGCTCGCCCTGCTCATGCTCTCCGCCGAGAACGACGCCACCAGCGCCGCGCTCTGCATGCAGCGGGGCGCGATGGACTATCTCACCAAGCCGATCGACCTCGTGCCGCTCGGCCGCGCCATCCAGCGCGCGCTCCAGCGGCGGCAGGAGCTCCTCGAAGGCCAGCAGACCACGCGCCTGCTCCGCGATGAAGTGGCCGCGCGCAGTGTCGAGCTCCGGCAGGAGCGGGCCAGCCTGGAGCGCATCTCGCTCGCGACGCTCGAGGCGCTGGTGAACGCGCTCGAGGCCAAGGACCCGTACCTCCGCGGACACTCGGCCCGTGTCGCCGATCTCTCGGCCACGGTCGCCGCGGAAATGGGCTGCTCCGACGAGGAGGTCGAGGCGGTCCGCACCGGCGGCCGCCTGCACGACATCGGCAAGATCGGAATCCGGGAGAGCATTCTGGGCAAGCAGGGGCCGCTCACCGACGAGGAGTACGACCACGTGAAGCAGCACGTCGTCGTCGGCTCGCAGATCTTGGCGCCGCTGGTCCACCTGCAACACGTCATCGGCTTCGTCCGGAGCCATCACGAGCGCTGGGACGGCAGCGGCTATCCCGATCGACTCGCGGGGGGGGCAATCCCCACCGGCGCGCGCATCATCGGCACGGTGGAGATCTACGACGCGCTCACCACCGCCAGACCGTATCAGGAGAAGATGGACCCGGGCACCGCCATCGCCCGGATGCGCGACCTCGTAGGCAGCGTCCTCGATCCGGCGGTGCACAGCGCGCTCGAGGCGGCGGTGACGCGGCGGATGGCGCTCGTGTTTCTTGAGGACGAGCCGACCTGA
- a CDS encoding M48 family metallopeptidase, with protein sequence MSDSDLFAQQESNRRRSTWLVVGFVVFFAWVGFGGDIAFGLLTAHAPRGAYHHVVPFIGIITTLVAGGIAWSAWRSGAQRILWSTGAWEIINPATPEQQKLVNVVEEMAIAAGVPRPRIWIVPDDDPNAFATGRDPEHASIAVTQGLLDTLSRDELQGVVAHEMAHVQNLDTRLMTLLAAMVGAIALLSDGMGRMVRGGVRVGGGGRGGRGGKGGGGLGLIILVLWLLTLVVAPVLSRLLAMTVSRKREYLADATGAQFTRNPGALASALEKLSVAAAPTRTITQGAAHLCIVDAAGNAFTNHEGFAGDLFASHPPIAQRIIRLRGMAYQQAKQSQQSMA encoded by the coding sequence TTGAGCGATAGCGATCTCTTCGCGCAACAGGAATCCAATCGCCGGCGCTCGACCTGGCTCGTGGTCGGGTTCGTGGTGTTTTTCGCGTGGGTCGGGTTCGGCGGCGACATTGCGTTCGGCCTGCTCACGGCCCATGCACCGCGCGGCGCCTATCACCACGTCGTCCCCTTCATCGGCATCATCACAACGCTCGTCGCCGGCGGCATCGCGTGGTCGGCGTGGCGCTCGGGGGCGCAGCGGATCCTCTGGTCCACCGGGGCCTGGGAAATCATCAATCCGGCCACGCCCGAGCAGCAGAAGCTGGTCAACGTGGTCGAAGAGATGGCCATCGCTGCCGGCGTGCCGCGGCCGCGCATCTGGATCGTGCCGGACGACGATCCCAACGCGTTCGCCACCGGGCGCGACCCGGAGCACGCCAGCATCGCCGTCACGCAGGGGCTGCTCGACACGCTCAGCCGGGACGAGCTGCAGGGCGTCGTGGCGCACGAGATGGCGCACGTGCAGAATCTCGACACGCGCCTGATGACACTCCTTGCCGCGATGGTGGGGGCGATCGCGCTGCTCTCGGACGGCATGGGGAGGATGGTGCGTGGGGGAGTGAGGGTCGGAGGGGGTGGCAGGGGCGGCAGAGGCGGTAAAGGCGGTGGGGGGCTTGGGCTCATTATTCTGGTGCTGTGGCTGCTCACGCTGGTGGTGGCGCCGGTGCTCTCGCGGCTGCTGGCGATGACGGTGAGCCGGAAGCGAGAGTACCTGGCGGACGCGACGGGCGCGCAGTTTACCCGGAATCCTGGCGCGCTCGCGTCGGCACTGGAAAAGCTGTCGGTGGCGGCGGCGCCGACCCGCACCATCACGCAGGGAGCGGCGCACCTATGCATCGTCGATGCGGCCGGGAACGCATTCACCAACCACGAAGGCTTCGCCGGCGACCTCTTCGCCTCGCACCCGCCGATCGCGCAGCGCATCATCCGGCTGCGCGGGATGGCCTACCAGCAGGCCAAGCAGTCCCAGCAGAGCATGGCCTGA
- a CDS encoding GspH/FimT family pseudopilin, producing the protein MRRGTTLIELLIVLAMIGTLTAIAVPRTADLLAGVAVEGAAQRLAAAHAVARLTAVMRGAPTFLIVSPESLTVFIVRGADTSVAWRAPGPDGDGVTIVGPSRRVAFGSNGIARGVSNATFTLTRRRSVRQVVISRLGRVRIARGTLEN; encoded by the coding sequence ATGCGACGTGGCACCACGCTCATCGAGCTGCTCATCGTGCTCGCGATGATCGGCACCCTCACCGCCATCGCCGTTCCCCGCACCGCGGATCTCCTGGCCGGGGTCGCGGTGGAGGGCGCGGCCCAGCGGCTCGCGGCCGCGCACGCGGTGGCCCGCCTCACCGCGGTCATGCGCGGCGCGCCCACGTTCCTCATCGTGTCGCCCGAATCTCTCACGGTGTTCATCGTCCGCGGTGCTGACACGAGCGTCGCGTGGCGCGCGCCCGGTCCTGACGGGGACGGCGTCACCATCGTCGGCCCCTCGCGGCGCGTCGCCTTCGGCTCGAACGGCATCGCCCGCGGCGTCTCCAACGCCACATTCACCCTCACCCGCCGCCGCTCCGTGCGGCAGGTCGTCATCTCTCGGCTCGGCCGAGTTCGCATCGCGCGAGGAACACTGGAGAATTGA
- a CDS encoding zinc ribbon domain-containing protein, with protein MSAPQSPTCPACGAAASGNFCSSCGGSLAARKCTACGSELSTHARFCHRCGQPAVAWAGAPAAGAPPVRGTGPGAGRSDRAIWLAAGAVIALAIGGIVLKVERGTAPAPSPDMANVGSQSAAPFAPFANGGAPENGSAGGSAAGVPVGPAPDISRMSPRERFDRLFNRIMSAAEQGDTVTVTRFTPMALGAYGQLDTVNTDARYHAAVLYTQAGDFPAALALADTILATQPGHLFGYMVRGTVAGLSGDARARDAALKGFKEHYAPEMKAGRPEYADHKPAIEAFRQEAVNGR; from the coding sequence ATGTCCGCACCGCAGTCCCCGACCTGTCCCGCCTGTGGCGCCGCCGCGAGCGGAAATTTCTGCAGCAGTTGTGGCGGCTCGCTCGCGGCGCGCAAGTGCACGGCGTGCGGCTCCGAGCTGTCGACCCATGCGCGATTCTGTCACCGCTGCGGGCAGCCCGCGGTCGCCTGGGCCGGCGCGCCGGCGGCGGGCGCACCGCCGGTGCGCGGCACCGGACCCGGCGCCGGCCGATCCGATCGGGCCATCTGGCTCGCGGCCGGTGCGGTGATCGCGCTCGCGATCGGCGGCATCGTGCTCAAGGTGGAGCGTGGCACCGCGCCGGCGCCGTCGCCCGACATGGCCAACGTCGGCTCCCAGTCTGCCGCCCCGTTTGCACCGTTCGCCAATGGCGGCGCGCCCGAGAACGGCTCCGCCGGCGGCAGCGCCGCCGGCGTGCCCGTCGGTCCCGCTCCCGACATCAGCCGCATGTCGCCGCGGGAGCGGTTTGACCGGCTCTTCAACCGGATCATGAGCGCCGCCGAGCAGGGCGACACCGTCACCGTCACCCGGTTCACCCCGATGGCGCTCGGCGCCTACGGCCAACTCGACACCGTGAACACCGACGCGCGCTATCATGCGGCCGTGCTCTACACCCAGGCGGGCGACTTCCCCGCTGCCCTCGCGCTTGCCGACACGATTCTGGCGACCCAGCCGGGCCACCTCTTCGGGTATATGGTCCGCGGCACCGTCGCAGGTCTGTCGGGAGATGCGCGGGCACGCGATGCAGCACTGAAGGGATTCAAGGAGCACTACGCGCCAGAGATGAAGGCGGGGCGGCCCGAGTACGCGGACCACAAGCCGGCGATTGAGGCGTTCAGGCAGGAGGCGGTGAATGGGCGGTAA
- a CDS encoding MerR family transcriptional regulator — protein MTAVLSSPPAADPLVLLREYRGLAPWGLRDLSALAGGILDASAIVPVSAVARAHPTERTIRFYVARGLVSPPEGRGTAATYGYRHLLQVLAIKLRQMEGATLDVIVRELAGLTGDAVERRVAAALGPGLPRPAQLPLARGPGTARGRVGRALHSWLAPPGGEPVPQSSTCRRIPVAPGVEVLVDERHPALRLPEGEAALAAGIRAALIDFLPPE, from the coding sequence ATGACCGCGGTGCTCTCGAGCCCGCCGGCGGCCGATCCGCTCGTCCTGCTGCGCGAGTACCGCGGGCTCGCGCCGTGGGGGCTCAGGGACCTCTCGGCGCTGGCTGGGGGCATTCTCGACGCCTCGGCCATCGTGCCGGTGAGCGCGGTGGCGCGCGCGCATCCGACGGAGCGCACCATCCGGTTTTACGTCGCGCGCGGGCTCGTGAGCCCGCCCGAAGGACGAGGCACGGCGGCGACGTATGGCTACCGCCACCTCTTGCAGGTGCTCGCCATCAAGCTCCGGCAGATGGAGGGCGCCACGCTCGACGTGATCGTGCGCGAGCTGGCCGGACTCACCGGCGACGCCGTCGAGCGCCGGGTCGCGGCGGCTCTTGGCCCGGGGCTGCCGCGGCCGGCGCAGCTTCCACTGGCCCGCGGACCCGGCACCGCGCGCGGACGGGTGGGCCGCGCGCTGCACAGTTGGCTCGCGCCTCCCGGGGGCGAGCCGGTGCCGCAGTCGAGCACGTGTCGCCGCATTCCGGTGGCGCCCGGGGTCGAAGTGCTGGTCGACGAGCGGCATCCCGCGCTCCGCCTGCCCGAAGGTGAAGCGGCGCTCGCCGCCGGCATCCGCGCCGCGCTCATCGATTTCCTCCCGCCCGAATAG
- a CDS encoding helix-turn-helix domain-containing protein, producing MGPVHIVLLDHDTERRRSLAELLRAGGCRVFETGDAPTAAGALGEAGVHGFGAGEAGALVVTLELPALDFDALRAAIAPAAELAPVSLEAVERGHIARTLAHTAGNRRQAAIILGISRSTLLHKIRKYGLDGGTRRQG from the coding sequence ATGGGCCCCGTCCACATCGTACTCCTGGATCATGACACCGAGCGGCGGCGCTCGCTGGCGGAGCTGCTGCGGGCGGGCGGCTGCAGGGTGTTCGAGACGGGCGACGCACCGACGGCCGCGGGGGCGCTGGGCGAGGCCGGCGTGCACGGGTTCGGTGCGGGCGAAGCCGGGGCGTTGGTGGTGACCCTCGAGCTGCCGGCCCTTGATTTCGACGCGTTGCGCGCGGCCATTGCGCCGGCGGCAGAGCTGGCGCCGGTTTCGCTCGAGGCCGTCGAGCGGGGGCACATCGCGCGCACGCTGGCACACACGGCGGGCAATCGAAGACAGGCGGCAATAATTCTTGGGATCTCGCGGTCTACGCTCTTGCACAAGATCCGCAAGTACGGGCTCGACGGCGGGACCCGCCGGCAGGGGTGA
- a CDS encoding LemA family protein, which produces MATIVLLVILALIALWAITTYNSLVALKNRVANAWKQIDVQLKRRHDLIPNLVNTVKGAMDFERSTLEAVISARNKAVAATGVPATARAEGELTQALGRLFALSENYPELKSNTNVMQLQEELTSTENRIGFARQLYNDTATAYNTRQMQFPANLLAGLAQATPAELWEIEDAGERALPTVDLSIKPPS; this is translated from the coding sequence ATGGCCACCATCGTGCTGCTTGTCATCCTCGCGCTGATCGCGCTCTGGGCCATCACGACCTACAACTCGCTCGTCGCGCTCAAGAACCGGGTGGCGAACGCGTGGAAGCAGATCGACGTCCAGCTCAAGCGGCGCCACGACCTGATCCCAAACCTGGTGAACACGGTGAAGGGCGCCATGGACTTCGAGCGCTCGACGCTCGAGGCGGTGATCTCGGCCCGCAACAAGGCGGTCGCGGCGACGGGAGTGCCGGCCACGGCCCGGGCGGAGGGGGAGCTGACGCAGGCGCTTGGGCGGTTGTTCGCGCTGTCGGAGAACTATCCCGAGCTCAAGTCGAACACGAACGTCATGCAGCTGCAGGAGGAGCTGACCAGCACCGAGAACCGGATCGGCTTTGCGCGGCAGCTCTACAACGACACGGCGACGGCATACAACACCCGCCAGATGCAGTTCCCCGCCAATCTGCTCGCCGGGCTCGCGCAGGCGACGCCCGCGGAGTTGTGGGAGATCGAGGACGCCGGGGAGCGCGCGCTGCCGACGGTCGATCTCTCGATCAAACCGCCAAGCTGA
- a CDS encoding MqnA/MqnD/SBP family protein produces the protein MPLVIHVAHSPDSDDAFMFYALAEGKLETRSLRYVHELADIETLNRRALRGELEVSAVSIHAYAYLARTYALLGSGASMGDGYGPRLVARLAPPADPRAALRGRRIAIPGKLTTAYLALQLYQPEFDPVVLPFDRIEDAVHAGEAEVGLLIHEGQLTYADNGLHLWADLGAWWLDDTGLPLPLGGNVVRRDLGPDISRQIARDLRASIRYGLEHRAPALAHAKQFSRGLTDERADTFVGMYVNEWTLDYGPRGRRAVQLLLDRAHAAALIPERVAVDFLD, from the coding sequence ATGCCCCTCGTCATCCACGTTGCCCACAGCCCCGATTCCGACGACGCCTTCATGTTCTACGCGCTCGCGGAAGGCAAGCTCGAGACCCGAAGCCTTCGCTACGTGCACGAGCTGGCGGATATCGAGACGCTCAACCGGCGGGCGTTGCGCGGCGAGCTGGAGGTGTCGGCGGTCTCGATCCACGCGTACGCGTATCTCGCGCGGACGTACGCGTTGCTCGGGAGCGGTGCGTCGATGGGCGATGGCTATGGACCGCGACTCGTAGCGCGCCTGGCACCGCCCGCCGATCCGCGCGCGGCGCTCCGCGGCAGGCGCATCGCGATCCCCGGCAAGCTCACCACCGCGTATCTCGCGCTGCAGCTCTACCAGCCCGAGTTCGACCCTGTCGTGCTGCCCTTCGACCGGATCGAGGATGCCGTTCATGCGGGCGAGGCGGAGGTCGGCCTCCTCATCCACGAAGGACAGCTCACCTACGCCGATAATGGCCTCCATCTCTGGGCCGACCTCGGCGCCTGGTGGCTCGACGACACCGGCCTGCCGCTTCCGCTCGGCGGCAACGTGGTGCGGCGCGACTTGGGGCCCGATATCTCCCGCCAGATCGCGCGAGACCTGCGGGCGAGCATCCGCTACGGGCTCGAGCATCGGGCGCCGGCGCTGGCGCACGCCAAGCAATTCAGCCGCGGGCTCACCGATGAGCGCGCGGACACGTTCGTCGGCATGTATGTCAACGAGTGGACGCTGGACTACGGCCCCCGCGGCCGGCGCGCGGTGCAGTTGCTCCTCGACCGCGCGCACGCCGCTGCGCTCATCCCCGAACGAGTCGCCGTCGATTTCCTCGACTGA